Genomic segment of Streptomyces sp. NBC_01210:
GTTCTCACCGGTGACCAGGCACTGGTGGTGCACCATGCCTTCCGGCCCGGAGGGTCGGTCCAGGTCTCGGAGGTCGGCACGAGCATCCCCTGGAACACGTGCGCGTTGGGCAAGGCCGTGGTCGCGCATGCGCCCCAGGCGCTGCGCGACCAACTGCTGGCGGGCGAGCTCGCGGTGCCCACCGGGGCCAGCATCGACGATCCTGCACGGATGGCGCGGGAGCTCGAGCAGATCCGGGCGACGGGATATGCGGTGGAGGACCAGGAGGCGGCCGTGGGGGAGGCCGGCATCGCCTCCCCGGTGTACGACAGCTCCGGACCGGTGGGCGCCATCGGCGTGGTCGGCCCGGTCGAGCGACTGCTCGCCGGGCCGGTGCGCGTGGAGCTGGCGGTCGCTGTGCGCGAGGCGGGACGCAGCCTCTCCCGTGACCTCGGCGCGCCCCGGGGAGCCGGGGGACGTGCCTGATCATCTCGGGGCAGGTGGACCGGGCGCGGTCCGGCTGCGCTGACCAGCGTCTGCAGGCAGGCGGAGTGCTGCAGAGCAGAAGGCCCCGGCGATCGCCGGGTCCTTCTGTACGAGAGTGCGGGTCCGCCGCGGGCGCCTACCCCTTCCAGAGGGTGATGACGGCGGCGTGGGTGTCGATCGTCGCGTGGCGGCGGCGCAGCTTGGCGGCGTCGGTGCGGGCGCCGGCGACGGCGGAGGCGAGAGCCGCCTGCGCGGTGGTCGCCGCGACGACGAAGGTGTGGCTGCCCGACCGGCCGTCCCCCGTGGTGATCGGCATCGTGACGCTCCACAACTGTTCGGGCACTGTGAACTGATGCGAAGGGCTGTGGATCGGGGCCGTGGTCATCTCGCCCGTGGGGGAAGGGGACGGGGAGGTCCTGGAGGGCGGGGTGGGGCGACCGGGGGCGAAGTGGTCCGTATCGAGGGTGGCGGCTGCGCGCAGGAACGGGTCGTTGGTGAGGCCGTGTGCGGTCAAGGGAAACACTCCGGATGTGGTGGCGTGGGGTGCGGCACGATCGGGGTTTCGCCTGTGTGGGGTGCGGCACCTATGGGGTCCTGCGCGCCGATCGATCGGGCTTCGAACCGTGATCTGCGGCGGTAGAACCACAGTGGCCCGCAGCGGGGTGCAGTCACATCTGGCTAGGGATGGCATCTGCCGTACGGCCGTGGACGGACGGGACTCCCGGCTACCGCCGGAGGAGTACGACCGGTCCGGACGAGGCCGCCCCCAGCCCCGCGAGAACCTCTTCCGCGCACCGTGCAGGCACAAGGGTCCGCCTGCGGGTGTCCGGCGCGTGGGTGGTCTAGTTTCGGAGCATGGGAGAACGGGCCAAGGACTGGCTGATGGTGCTCGGGGGGTCTGCGCGGTGATGCTGGCCCTGCCTGCCTTGGTCAGAGGCCAGCCGCTGGTCTGGACGTACGCGGCGTCCACTGTGGCCAGCTGCGCTGTGCTGCCGTGGTGCCGACGGTGGCCGCCGCTGGCGCTCGCGGGAGCACTGCTCTTCTCGCTGGTGTCCGTGTACCTCACCGCCTTGGTGTTCCCGGCGTGCATCCCCGTCCTGATCGCGCTGTACATCGTGGGTTTGACCGGAGCGGTCCGGACGTCAGGTGGTCTGCACGGGCGTGAGCGTGGTCTCAGTGTTCGTGGTCGTCCAGGCGGCACGACACGTGCCGTCCTTCGACTGTCCAGGTGGCCCGGGTCGCCAATCACTGGGAGGCCGCCATCGCCTCCCACGCGCTGAACTTCCCTCACTGCGATCACTGGAAGGGCGACATCCGCACAGGCGTGGTGCGGCGGGCGGCGGTGAGGGTGGCGCTCCAGATCGGTCCGTAGGAGGCCTTGTACGACAGCTGGCCCGGCGGTGAAGAAGACCGGAGACAGGGCCTGCGCTGCTGGTGGGTGACCTCGTTCACCGAGATCCCCAAAGATGCGCTGCCGACTGTCCTCAACCCGCTCGCCCGCCTCGCATCCTCCCCCGTCATCAAAGCCTTCCTCGGCTCCCCCGTCGGCAGCTACGACATCCGACGAGCCATGGATGACTCCCGGGTGGTGTGGATCTGCCCACCCGGTACCGGCCCCACCGACCGGCTCCTGATCTCCCTGCTGGTTCGCGACATGCTCCGTGCAGGCCTCTCCCGCCGCGACATGCGGGAAGCGGACCGGACTCCGTTCCGTCTCTACCTCGACGAACTCATCTCCCTGGACGGCG
This window contains:
- a CDS encoding IclR family transcriptional regulator, with the protein product MGGAVLTGDQALVVHHAFRPGGSVQVSEVGTSIPWNTCALGKAVVAHAPQALRDQLLAGELAVPTGASIDDPARMARELEQIRATGYAVEDQEAAVGEAGIASPVYDSSGPVGAIGVVGPVERLLAGPVRVELAVAVREAGRSLSRDLGAPRGAGGRA